In Rana temporaria chromosome 3, aRanTem1.1, whole genome shotgun sequence, a single window of DNA contains:
- the LOC120932309 gene encoding protein ANTAGONIST OF LIKE HETEROCHROMATIN PROTEIN 1-like, which produces MCAALPMIMPTVVAATAAILLEVERRRRRRRRRRYWVHPIIANRDERGQFMILYEDLRGHEDKFFNYTRMSITSFDELLGLTYHSLERQNTCFRASIQPAQRLLITLRYLATGNSFGSLHYEFKVGKSTISGIVHETCLVLWNVLKPLVFKKPTKEDWLKISDEFWERCNFPNCVGAIDGKHIRILRPFDSGSQFFNYKKYFSFVLMAVVDAKYNFIYIDVGAYGSSSDSGVFSYSTFGTMIRANSLDLPNDSSLPGTNEPALPFVFVGDEAFALGKNLLRPFSSRALSNDKRIFNYRLTRARRVVECAFGILANKWRILHTAINLSLEHAVSAVKTACALHNYVRERDGIDYEDSMMHNMEAAQWSLTRGTSSGKLI; this is translated from the exons ATGTGTGCTGCCCTGCCCATGATCATGCCTACAGTTGTTGCTGCAACAGCAGCAATCTTGCTGGAAgttgagaggaggagaaggaggaggagaagaagaagatactgggTTCATCCTATCATTGCAAATAGGGATGAAAGAGGGCAGTTCATGATATTATATGAAGATCTCCGTGGGCATGAGGACAAGTTTTTTAATTATACACGCATGTCAATAACCag ttttgatgaATTGTTAGGACTAACGTACCATAGTTTGGAGCGCCAGAACACATGCTTCAGAGCAAGCATCCAGCCTGCACAAAGATTATTAATCACATTAAG GTACCTAGCTACAGGAAATTCATTTGGAAGTCTCCACTATGAGTTCAAGGTTGGAAAATCAACTATATCTGGCATTGTACATGAAACATGccttgttttatggaatgtactAAAACCATTGGTCTTCAAAAAGCCTACAAAAGAAGATTGGTTGAAGATATCAGATGAATTCTGGGAGAGATGTAATTTTCCAAACTGTGTGGGAGCCATCGATGGCAAGCACATACGCATCCTGAGGCCATTTGATAGTGGGAGtcagttttttaattataaaaaatatttttcgtttGTATTAATGGCAGTGGTAGATGCCAAATATAATTTCATTTATATTGATGTGGGTGCTTATGGTAGCAGCTCTGATTCTGGTGTATTTAGTTATTCCACATTTGGGACAATGATAAGGGCGAATAGTCTGGATTTACCTAACGATTCCTCCTTGCCCGGAACAAATGAGCCAGCCCTCCCATTTGTTTTTGTAGGGGACGAAGCGTTTGCCCTTGGTAAAAATCTTCTTCGACCATTCTCAAGTAGAGCGCTGAGCAATgataaaagaatatttaattaTCGGCTCACTAGGGCACGTCGAGTAGTAGAGTGTGCATTTGGAATTCTTGCCAATAAATGGAGAATATTGCACACCGCCATCAATCTCAGTTTGGAGCATGCTGTCTCTGCTGTCAAAACTGCATGTGCACTGCACAACTATGTGCGAGAACGTGATGGAATTGATTATGAGGATTCCATGATGCATAACATGGAGGCGGCACAGTGGAGTTTGACTAGGGGCACTAGCAGTGGGAAATTGATTTGA